A genomic region of Mustela erminea isolate mMusErm1 chromosome 12, mMusErm1.Pri, whole genome shotgun sequence contains the following coding sequences:
- the EGFL7 gene encoding epidermal growth factor-like protein 7 isoform X3: protein MFSPRELLLLWFLVLVVGGTEHVFGPGRRVCAVGAPRGPESESFVQRVYQPFLTTCDGHRACSTYRTIYRTAYRRSPGPAAPRPRYACCPGWKRTSGLPRACGAAICRPPCQNGGTCVQPGRCHCPAGWRGDTCQTGVDSAVEEEVQKLRSRVDVLEQKLQLVLAPLHSLASRALEHGLPDPSSLLAHSFQQLDRIDSLSEQISFLEEQLGSCECHPLPTELPGSMGPVPSLRPQRDERLGQSSHSLRERICLEWGKAVGNGDP from the exons ATGTTCAGCCCcagggagctgctgctgctgtggttcCTGGTGCTGGTGGTGGGTGGCACTGAGCACGTCTTCGGGCCTGG CCGCAGGGTGTGTGCTGTCGGGGCTCCCCGGGGGCCCGAGTCAGAATCCTTCGTGCAGCGAGTGTACCAGCCCTTCCTCACCACCTGTGACGGGCACCGAGCCTGCAGCACCTACCG GACCATCTACAGGACTGCCTACCGCCGCAGCCCTGGGCCGGCTGCCCCCAGGCCCCGCTACGCCTGCTGCCCGGGCTGGAAGAGGACCAGCGGGCTCCCCAGGGCCTGCGGAGCAG CGATATGCCGGCCACCATGCCAGAACGGAGGGACCTGCGTCCAGCCAGGCCGCTGTCACTGCCCTGCAGGATGGCGGGGTGACACCTGCCAGACAG GCGTGGACAGCGCCGTCGAGGAGGAAGTGCAGAAACTCCGGTCACGGGTGGACGTCCTGGAGCAG AAGCTGCAGCTGGTGCTTGCCCCACTGCACAGCCTGGCCTCGAGGGCCCTTGAGCATGGGCTCCCGGACCCCAGCAGCCTCCTGGCTCACTCCTTCCAGCAGCTGGACCGCATCGACTCTCTGAGCGAGCAGATCTCCTTCCTGGAGGAGCAGCTAGGGTCCTGTGagtgccaccccctccccacagagctccctgggAGCATGGGACCTGTGCCCAGCCTGCGCCCACAGAGAGACGAGAGACTGGGGCAGAGCAGCCATAGTCTGAGGGAGCGGATCTGCCTGGAGTGGGGGAAGGCGGTGGGGAACGGTGACCCCTGA
- the EGFL7 gene encoding epidermal growth factor-like protein 7 isoform X1, which produces MFSPRELLLLWFLVLVVGGTEHVFGPGRRVCAVGAPRGPESESFVQRVYQPFLTTCDGHRACSTYRTIYRTAYRRSPGPAAPRPRYACCPGWKRTSGLPRACGAAICRPPCQNGGTCVQPGRCHCPAGWRGDTCQTDVDECRAGQGTCPQHCVNTAGSYWCQCREGHGRSADGALCLPETGTPRVAPNPTTGVDSAVEEEVQKLRSRVDVLEQKLQLVLAPLHSLASRALEHGLPDPSSLLAHSFQQLDRIDSLSEQISFLEEQLGSCECHPLPTELPGSMGPVPSLRPQRDERLGQSSHSLRERICLEWGKAVGNGDP; this is translated from the exons ATGTTCAGCCCcagggagctgctgctgctgtggttcCTGGTGCTGGTGGTGGGTGGCACTGAGCACGTCTTCGGGCCTGG CCGCAGGGTGTGTGCTGTCGGGGCTCCCCGGGGGCCCGAGTCAGAATCCTTCGTGCAGCGAGTGTACCAGCCCTTCCTCACCACCTGTGACGGGCACCGAGCCTGCAGCACCTACCG GACCATCTACAGGACTGCCTACCGCCGCAGCCCTGGGCCGGCTGCCCCCAGGCCCCGCTACGCCTGCTGCCCGGGCTGGAAGAGGACCAGCGGGCTCCCCAGGGCCTGCGGAGCAG CGATATGCCGGCCACCATGCCAGAACGGAGGGACCTGCGTCCAGCCAGGCCGCTGTCACTGCCCTGCAGGATGGCGGGGTGACACCTGCCAGACAG ATGTGGATGAGTGCAGGGCTGGACAGGGTACCTGTCCCCAGCACTGCGTCAACACTGCGGGCAGTTACTGGTGTCAGTGTCGAGAAGGGCACGGCCGGTCTGCAGACGGCGCGCTCTGCCTGCCCGAGACAGGGACCCCCAGGGTAGCCCCGAACCCCACTACAG GCGTGGACAGCGCCGTCGAGGAGGAAGTGCAGAAACTCCGGTCACGGGTGGACGTCCTGGAGCAG AAGCTGCAGCTGGTGCTTGCCCCACTGCACAGCCTGGCCTCGAGGGCCCTTGAGCATGGGCTCCCGGACCCCAGCAGCCTCCTGGCTCACTCCTTCCAGCAGCTGGACCGCATCGACTCTCTGAGCGAGCAGATCTCCTTCCTGGAGGAGCAGCTAGGGTCCTGTGagtgccaccccctccccacagagctccctgggAGCATGGGACCTGTGCCCAGCCTGCGCCCACAGAGAGACGAGAGACTGGGGCAGAGCAGCCATAGTCTGAGGGAGCGGATCTGCCTGGAGTGGGGGAAGGCGGTGGGGAACGGTGACCCCTGA
- the EGFL7 gene encoding epidermal growth factor-like protein 7 isoform X2, which produces MFSPRELLLLWFLVLVVGGTEHVFGPGRRVCAVGAPRGPESESFVQRVYQPFLTTCDGHRACSTYRTIYRTAYRRSPGPAAPRPRYACCPGWKRTSGLPRACGAAICRPPCQNGGTCVQPGRCHCPAGWRGDTCQTDVDECRAGQGTCPQHCVNTAGSYWCQCREGHGRSADGALCLPETGTPRVAPNPTTGVDSAVEEEVQKLRSRVDVLEQKLQLVLAPLHSLASRALEHGLPDPSSLLAHSFQQLDRIDSLSEQISFLEEQLGSCSCKEEL; this is translated from the exons ATGTTCAGCCCcagggagctgctgctgctgtggttcCTGGTGCTGGTGGTGGGTGGCACTGAGCACGTCTTCGGGCCTGG CCGCAGGGTGTGTGCTGTCGGGGCTCCCCGGGGGCCCGAGTCAGAATCCTTCGTGCAGCGAGTGTACCAGCCCTTCCTCACCACCTGTGACGGGCACCGAGCCTGCAGCACCTACCG GACCATCTACAGGACTGCCTACCGCCGCAGCCCTGGGCCGGCTGCCCCCAGGCCCCGCTACGCCTGCTGCCCGGGCTGGAAGAGGACCAGCGGGCTCCCCAGGGCCTGCGGAGCAG CGATATGCCGGCCACCATGCCAGAACGGAGGGACCTGCGTCCAGCCAGGCCGCTGTCACTGCCCTGCAGGATGGCGGGGTGACACCTGCCAGACAG ATGTGGATGAGTGCAGGGCTGGACAGGGTACCTGTCCCCAGCACTGCGTCAACACTGCGGGCAGTTACTGGTGTCAGTGTCGAGAAGGGCACGGCCGGTCTGCAGACGGCGCGCTCTGCCTGCCCGAGACAGGGACCCCCAGGGTAGCCCCGAACCCCACTACAG GCGTGGACAGCGCCGTCGAGGAGGAAGTGCAGAAACTCCGGTCACGGGTGGACGTCCTGGAGCAG AAGCTGCAGCTGGTGCTTGCCCCACTGCACAGCCTGGCCTCGAGGGCCCTTGAGCATGGGCTCCCGGACCCCAGCAGCCTCCTGGCTCACTCCTTCCAGCAGCTGGACCGCATCGACTCTCTGAGCGAGCAGATCTCCTTCCTGGAGGAGCAGCTAGGGTCCT GTTCCTGCAAGGAGGAGCTGTGA
- the EGFL7 gene encoding epidermal growth factor-like protein 7 isoform X4 — translation MAESGWREVPGALPAGRAAATVVRGNDRAPFSRRGPCSAPGSCCCCGSWCWWWVALSTSSGLAAGCVLSGLPGGPSQNPSCSECTSPSSPPVTGTEPAAPTGPSTGLPTAAALGRLPPGPATPAARAGRGPAGSPGPAEQRYAGHHARTEGPASSQAAVTALQDGGVTPARQAWTAPSRRKCRNSGHGWTSWSRSCSWCLPHCTAWPRGPLSMGSRTPAASWLTPSSSWTASTL, via the exons ATGG CAGAGTCCGGCTGGAGGGAAGTACCAGGAGCCCTGCCTGCCGGAAGAGCAGCTGCCACCGTTGTCCGGGGGAATGACAGAGCCCCCTTCTCCAG GCGCGGGCCATGTTCAGCCCcagggagctgctgctgctgtggttcCTGGTGCTGGTGGTGGGTGGCACTGAGCACGTCTTCGGGCCTGG CCGCAGGGTGTGTGCTGTCGGGGCTCCCCGGGGGCCCGAGTCAGAATCCTTCGTGCAGCGAGTGTACCAGCCCTTCCTCACCACCTGTGACGGGCACCGAGCCTGCAGCACCTACCG GACCATCTACAGGACTGCCTACCGCCGCAGCCCTGGGCCGGCTGCCCCCAGGCCCCGCTACGCCTGCTGCCCGGGCTGGAAGAGGACCAGCGGGCTCCCCAGGGCCTGCGGAGCAG CGATATGCCGGCCACCATGCCAGAACGGAGGGACCTGCGTCCAGCCAGGCCGCTGTCACTGCCCTGCAGGATGGCGGGGTGACACCTGCCAGACAG GCGTGGACAGCGCCGTCGAGGAGGAAGTGCAGAAACTCCGGTCACGGGTGGACGTCCTGGAGCAG AAGCTGCAGCTGGTGCTTGCCCCACTGCACAGCCTGGCCTCGAGGGCCCTTGAGCATGGGCTCCCGGACCCCAGCAGCCTCCTGGCTCACTCCTTCCAGCAGCTGGACCGCATCGACTCTCTGA
- the LOC116570186 gene encoding cuticle collagen 13-like — MGRKTYFIDETPGWAESQPWGTWGAMWSPGCRALGFRLSEQPASYRPSECPGVLGLGSGQRRGCPLESKLGGPLCHFCCECAVCPWLPGASPPLRAPTTVPGLLVSLRLRWTLGPAWKLRGWAFVVRPNPAPPPPSPAHPGGSPSGSSAPNPQFVPVPASPGTEAPPGCGGHPHPLGAPSFVGAEEGGLPSPPVSLDRSPTQSRAAICQARQMGRPSMWTGKNTLSPRTEREDLAKGAGWWSGRGSSPARGGHPVPPPCPLWESWEANKRDTKARQHRARAPPASEPRVRIGPYLWRRNGLSGPQRWSLAEPDL, encoded by the coding sequence ATGGGGAGAAAGACTTATTTTATAGACGAGACACCTGGGTGGGCTGAGAGCCAGCCATGGGGCACGTGGGGGGCCATGTGGTCCCCAGGGTGCCGAGCTCTGGGCTTCAGATTGTCTGAGCAGCCTGCAAGCTACAGGCCCAGTGAATGTCCCGGGGTGTTGGGTCTGGGCAGCGGACAGAGAAGGGGCTGCCCACTGGAGAGTAAGCTGGGGGGTCCCCTGTGTCACTTCTGCTGTGAGTGTGCAGTGTGTCCCTGGCTACCAGGGGCCTCCCCACCACTGAGAGCCCCCACCACTGTGCCGGGGCTGTTGGTCAGCTTGAGGTTGAGGTGGACACTGGGTCCTGCTTGGAAGCTCCGGGGGTGGGCGTTTGTGGTCAGGCCAAACcctgcaccaccaccaccatcccccgCCCACCCTGGAGGGTCACCTTCAGGGTCCTCAGCCCCAAACCCCCAGTTTGTCCCAGTGCCAGCTTCGCCTGGAACCGAGGCTCCTCCAGGCTGTggaggccacccccacccccttgggGCTCCCTCCTTTGTGGGGGCTGAGGAAGGGGGGTTGccctcccctcctgtctccctggacAGAAGTCCCACTCAGAGTCGGGCTGCAATTTGCCAAGCCAGGCAGATGGGGCGGCCATCCATGTGGACGGGGAAAAACACTTTATCTCCTAGGACGGAAAGGGAAGATCTTGCAAAGGGGGCAGGTTGGTGGAGTGGGCGAGGGTCCAGCCCTGCGCGAGGGGGCCATCCTGTCCCACCGCCCTGCCCACTGTGGGAGAGCTGGGAAGCTAACAAGAGAGACACCAAGGCCCGTCAGCACCGTGCTCGTGCTCCCCCTGCGAGCGAGCCTCGGGTCAGGATCGGACCCTATTTATGGAGGAGGAATGGCCTCTCGGGGCCACAGAGATGGTCACTAGCAGAGCCTGACCTCTAA
- the EGFL7 gene encoding epidermal growth factor-like protein 7 isoform X5: protein MESGWREVPGALPAGRAAATVVRGNDRAPFSRRGPCSAPGSCCCCGSWCWWWVALSTSSGLAAGCVLSGLPGGPSQNPSCSECTSPSSPPVTGTEPAAPTGPSTGLPTAAALGRLPPGPATPAARAGRGPAGSPGPAEQRYAGHHARTEGPASSQAAVTALQDGGVTPARQAWTAPSRRKCRNSGHGWTSWSRSCSWCLPHCTAWPRGPLSMGSRTPAASWLTPSSSWTASTL, encoded by the exons ATGG AGTCCGGCTGGAGGGAAGTACCAGGAGCCCTGCCTGCCGGAAGAGCAGCTGCCACCGTTGTCCGGGGGAATGACAGAGCCCCCTTCTCCAG GCGCGGGCCATGTTCAGCCCcagggagctgctgctgctgtggttcCTGGTGCTGGTGGTGGGTGGCACTGAGCACGTCTTCGGGCCTGG CCGCAGGGTGTGTGCTGTCGGGGCTCCCCGGGGGCCCGAGTCAGAATCCTTCGTGCAGCGAGTGTACCAGCCCTTCCTCACCACCTGTGACGGGCACCGAGCCTGCAGCACCTACCG GACCATCTACAGGACTGCCTACCGCCGCAGCCCTGGGCCGGCTGCCCCCAGGCCCCGCTACGCCTGCTGCCCGGGCTGGAAGAGGACCAGCGGGCTCCCCAGGGCCTGCGGAGCAG CGATATGCCGGCCACCATGCCAGAACGGAGGGACCTGCGTCCAGCCAGGCCGCTGTCACTGCCCTGCAGGATGGCGGGGTGACACCTGCCAGACAG GCGTGGACAGCGCCGTCGAGGAGGAAGTGCAGAAACTCCGGTCACGGGTGGACGTCCTGGAGCAG AAGCTGCAGCTGGTGCTTGCCCCACTGCACAGCCTGGCCTCGAGGGCCCTTGAGCATGGGCTCCCGGACCCCAGCAGCCTCCTGGCTCACTCCTTCCAGCAGCTGGACCGCATCGACTCTCTGA